A region of Arabidopsis thaliana chromosome 5, partial sequence DNA encodes the following proteins:
- a CDS encoding RNase P Rpr2/Rpp21 subunit domain protein (CONTAINS InterPro DOMAIN/s: RNAse P, Rpr2/Rpp21 subunit (InterPro:IPR007175); Has 35333 Blast hits to 34131 proteins in 2444 species: Archae - 798; Bacteria - 22429; Metazoa - 974; Fungi - 991; Plants - 531; Viruses - 0; Other Eukaryotes - 9610 (source: NCBI BLink).) produces the protein MGKRGPKKLTNTQGGGGPNLKSVLRHEHLKNLALWSSTGDTPIPSLASLLGRRLAADTESTGITTDPDLVSCQRCETILKPGFNCNVRIEKVSANVKKKRNRCKKSNNICFPQNNVVYHCNFCSHRNLKRGTAKGQMKELYPFKPKTARSSRPKIKKEMTMPQEIQSNMLSSPERSVKDQVEEKSVGDTPKPMMLTLERDRRIRKPKSKKPSEPQSVPEKTVGGSNKRKRKSPWTSMKEIAETNKSSKAGNFKIPFLL, from the exons ATGGGCAAACGAGGACCGAAGAAGCTTACAAACACtcaaggaggaggaggaccTAATCTCAAATCTGTACTGAGACATGAGCACTTGAAGAATCTCGCTCTCTGGTCTTCCACCGGAGATACTCCTATCCCGTCTCTTGCTTCATTACTCGGTCGACGTCTCGCTGCCGACACTGAATCCACCGGAATCACTACTGATCCCGATCTCGTCTCTTGTCAAAG GTGTGAGACCATTCTTAAGCCTGGATTCAATTGCAATGTTAGAATAGAGAAGGTTTCTGCtaatgtgaagaagaaacgtAATAGGTGCAAGAAGTCTAACAACATCTGTTTCCCTCAGAACAATGTAGTTTACCATTGCAATTTCTGTTCTCACCGGAACCTTAAGAGAGGTACTGCTAAAGGTCAGATGAAAGAGCTTTACCCGTTCAAGCCGAAAACCGCTCGTTCGTCGCGTCCgaagatcaagaaagagatgacGATGCCTCAAGAAATCCAAAGTAACATGCTTTCTTCACCGGAGAGAAGTGTGAAAGATCAGGTGGAGGAGAAGAGTGTTGGGGATACACCGAAGCCGATGATGCTTACATTGGAGAGGGATAGGAGAATACGAAAACCCAAAAGTAAGAAACCGAGTGAACCTCAAAGTGTTCCTGAGAAAACAGTTGGTGGATCAaataagaggaagagaaaatcACCTTGGACAAGTATGAAGGAGATAGCTGAGACAAACAAGAGTTCTAAAGCTGGAAACTTTAAAATACCTTTTCTCTTGTAA
- a CDS encoding Receptor-like protein kinase-related family protein (Receptor-like protein kinase-related family protein; INVOLVED IN: biological_process unknown; LOCATED IN: anchored to plasma membrane, anchored to membrane; EXPRESSED IN: callus; CONTAINS InterPro DOMAIN/s: Protein of unknown function DUF26 (InterPro:IPR002902); BEST Arabidopsis thaliana protein match is: Receptor-like protein kinase-related family protein (TAIR:AT5G41280.1); Has 1807 Blast hits to 1807 proteins in 277 species: Archae - 0; Bacteria - 0; Metazoa - 736; Fungi - 347; Plants - 385; Viruses - 0; Other Eukaryotes - 339 (source: NCBI BLink).), with amino-acid sequence METTKKLFALLCLFVTMNQAISVSDPDDMETFCMKSSRNTTSNTTYNKNLNTLLSTLSNQSSFANYYNLTTGLASDTVHGMFLCTGDVNRTTCNACVKNATIEIAKNCTNHREAIIYNVDCMVRYSDKFFLTTLETNPSYWWSSNDLIPKSFGKFGQRLSDKMGEVIVRSSLLSSSFTPYYLMDTTRFDNLYDLESIVQCTPDLDPRNCTTCLKLALQELTECCGNQVWAFIYTPNCMVSFDTYNSSLPPLPPPSRSGSFSHRGNNKLLGGMVLAVSVSVFAFLSLV; translated from the exons atggaaacaacaaagaaactctttgctcttctctgtctcttcgTCACCATGAACCAAGCTATCTCCGTATCCGATCCCGACGACATGGAAACTTTCTGCATGAAATCATCCAGAAACACCACTAGCAACACAACTTACAACAAAAATCTCAACACTCTTCTCTCCACTCTTAGCAACCAATCATCATTCGCTAACTACTACAATCTCACGACCGGTCTAGCTTCAGACACCGTCCATGGAATGTTCTTATGCACAGGAGACGTCAACAGAACAACGTGCAACGCCTGCGTCAAGAACGCAACAATCGAGATTGCCAAAAACTGTACTAACCATCGAGAAGCAATCATTTACAACGTAGATTGTATGGTTCGATACTCAGATAAGTTCTTCCTCACGACCCTAGAGACCAATCCTAGCTATTGGTGGTCATCTAACGATTTAATACCCAAATCATTTGGTAAATTTGGACAGAGACTGTCTGACAAAATGGGAGAAGTTATCGTTAGATCATCTTTGTTGTCTTCATCGTTTACGCCATATTATCTTATGGATACAACTAGATTCGATAACTTGTATGATCTTGAGTCTATTGTTCAGTGTACTCCTGATTTGGATCCAAGAAACTGCACCACATGTCTGAAACTTGCATTGCAAGAACTCACTGAATGCTGTGGTAATCAGGTTTGGGCTTTCATCTACACTCCCAACTGTATGGTGAGTTTTGATACATACAATTCATCCTTGCCGCCGCTTCCACCGCCAAGTCGCAGCGGTTCCTTCTCCCATAGAG gAAACAACAAATTACTTGGGGGAATGGTTCTTGCTGTGTCCGTTTCGGTGTTTGCATTTTTGAGTTTGGTTTGA
- a CDS encoding Receptor-like protein kinase-related family protein (Receptor-like protein kinase-related family protein; FUNCTIONS IN: molecular_function unknown; INVOLVED IN: biological_process unknown; LOCATED IN: anchored to plasma membrane, anchored to membrane; EXPRESSED IN: hypocotyl, root, callus; CONTAINS InterPro DOMAIN/s: Protein of unknown function DUF26 (InterPro:IPR002902); BEST Arabidopsis thaliana protein match is: Receptor-like protein kinase-related family protein (TAIR:AT5G41290.1); Has 1807 Blast hits to 1807 proteins in 277 species: Archae - 0; Bacteria - 0; Metazoa - 736; Fungi - 347; Plants - 385; Viruses - 0; Other Eukaryotes - 339 (source: NCBI BLink).), whose protein sequence is METTKKLSVLLCLFFTMNQAISESDSDEHMATFCNDSSGNFTRNTTYNTNLNTLLSTLSNQSSFANYYNLTTGLGSDTVHGMFLCIGDVNRTTCNACVKNATIEIAKNCTNHREAIIYYFSCMVRYSDKFFLSTLETKPNTYWSSDDPIPKSYDKFGQRLSDKMGEVIIRSSLLSSSFTPYYLMDTTTFDNLYDLESVVQCSPHLDPKNCTTCLKLALQELTQCCGDQLWAFIFTPKCLVSFDTSNSSSLPPLPPPSRSGSFSIRGNNKILVGMILAVSVFAFLGL, encoded by the exons atggaaacaacaaagaaactctctgttcttctctgtctcttcttcaccatGAACCAAGCTATCTCCGAATCCGATTCTGACGAGCACATGGCGACTTTTTGCAATGATTCATCCGGAAATTTCACTCGCAATACAACTTACAACACAAATCTCAACACTCTTCTCTCCACTCTTAGCAACCAATCATCATTCGCTAACTACTACAATCTCACGACCGGTTTAGGTTCAGACACAGTCCATGGAATGTTCTTATGCATAGGAGATGTCAACAGAACAACATGCAACGCCTGCGTCAAGAACGCAACAATCGAGATTGCCAAAAACTGTACTAACCATCGAGAAGCAATCATTTACTACTTCTCTTGTATGGTTCGCTACTCAGATAAGTTCTTCCTCTCCACCTTAGAGACAAAGCCTAATACTTATTGGTCGTCTGATGATCCAATACCCAAATCATATGATAAATTTGGACAGAGACTGTCTGACAAAATGGGAGAAGTTATCATCAGATCAtctttgttatcttcttcgtTTACGCCATATTATCTTATGGATACCACTACGTTCGATAACTTGTATGATCTAGAGTCTGTTGTTCAGTGTAGTCCTCATTTGGATCCAAAAAACTGCACTACATGTCTGAAACTTGCGTTGCAAGAACTCACTCAATGCTGTGGTGATCAGCTTTGGGCTTTCATCTTCACTCCCAAATGTTTAGTGAGTTTTGATACCTCAAATTCATCGTCATTGCCACCGCTTCCACCGCCAAGTCGCAGCGGTTCCTTCTCCATTAGAG gAAATAACAAAATACTTGTGGGAATGATTCTTGCTGTTTCGGTGTTTgcatttttgggtttatga